A portion of the Sus scrofa isolate TJ Tabasco breed Duroc chromosome 5, Sscrofa11.1, whole genome shotgun sequence genome contains these proteins:
- the LOC100737467 gene encoding olfactory receptor 9K2-like has product MGDRGTSNHSGVTDFILVGFRVRPEFHTLLFLLFLLVYTMVLLGNVGMMAVIMTDPQLKTPMYFFLGNLSFVDLFYSSVIAPKAMINFWSESKTISFAGCVTQLFLFALFIVTEGFLLAVMAYDRFIAICNPLLYSVHMSTRLCTQLVAGSYFCGCISSILQTSMTFTLSFCASRAIDHFYCDYRPLQRISCSDLYVHRMVSFFLCIIIIFPTIIVIVVSYVYIVSTVLKIRSAEGRKKVFSTCSSHLGVVSVLYGAIIFMYFIPDGYPELSKVASLCYTLVTPMLNPLIYSLRNKDVKEALGKILGGKYFYFTLF; this is encoded by the coding sequence ATGGGGGACAGGGGAACAAGCAACCACTCAGGAGTGACTGACTTCATTCTTGTAGGCTTCAGGGTCCGCCCAGAGTTCCACactctcctcttcctgctctttctgctggtctacaccatggtCCTTCTGGGGAATGTTGGCATGATGGCCGTTATTATGACTGACCCCCAGCTGAAGACACCAATGTATTTCTTCCTAGGCAACCTCTCCTTCGTTGATCTCTTCTATTCGTCTGTTATTGCACCCAAGGCTATGATCAACTTCTGGTCTGAGAGCAAGACCATCTCCTTTGCAGGCTGTGTGACCCAGCTCTTTCTCTTTGCCCTCTTCATTGTGACTGAGGGCTTTCTCCTGGCagtcatggcttatgaccgcttcattgccatctgcaacccactgctcTACTCTGTCCACATGTCAACACGTCTCTGCACTCAGTTGGTGGCAGGTTCCTACTTTTGTGGCTGCATCAGCTCCATTCTTCAGACCAGCATGACATTTACTTTATCCTTTTGTGCGTCTCGGGCCATTGACCACTTTTACTGTGATTACCGTCCCCTTCAGAGGATTTCTTGTTCTGATCTCTATGTTCATaggatggtttcttttttcttgtgcaTCATTATCATTTTCCCTACCATAATTGTCATTGTTGTGTCCTATGTGTATATTGTGTCCACGGTTCTGAAAATCCGCTCCGCTGAAGGGCGTAAGAAAGTCTTCTCCACTTGCAGCTCTCACCTAGGAGTCGTGAGTGTACTGTATGGTGccatcatttttatgtatttcatcCCTGATGGATATCCTGAGCTGAGTAAAGTGGCCTCCTTGTGTTACACCCTGGTCACTCCCATGTTGAACCCTTTGATTTACTCTCTAAGAAACAAAGATGTCAAAGAGGCTCTGGGAAAGATCTtagggggaaaatatttttatttcactttattttag